From the Rhinolophus sinicus isolate RSC01 linkage group LG02, ASM3656204v1, whole genome shotgun sequence genome, one window contains:
- the RPP38 gene encoding ribonuclease P protein subunit p38 — protein sequence MAAAPQAPGRGSVRKTRPLTVKTSLNNPYTLCWSALESEDMHFILQTLEDRFKSLGLKKIEDKKRKKKQPFLKKQSRDNCSTDVDVREDLKKQAEDTLQVSGWTPVHVRAQLAIGVNEVTRALERNELLLVLVCKSVRPAIITSHLIPLSLSRMVPACQVPRLSERIAPVIGLKCVLALGFRKNTPDFVSEVQAVIPRVPSLNVPWLQDRLEDSRDNSETESLESHGREILETSFEDLSKHRKRVEGQQAVVLQPLKIKKLIPNPNKKRKPPKNKKTTLK from the coding sequence ATGGCCGCAGCCCCTCAAGCACCAGGGAGAGGATCTGTTCGGAAGACAAGACCTTTAACTGTCAAGACGTCGCTGAACAACCCATACACTCTCTGCTGGAGCGCTCTGGAGAGCGAGGATATgcacttcattttacagacactTGAAGACAGATTTAAATCTCTTGGGCTTAAGAAGATTGaagataagaagagaaagaaaaagcagccGTTTTTGAAAAAACAGAGCAGAGACAATTGTAGCACAGATGTTGATGTGCGTGAGGATCTGAAGAAGCAAGCAGAAGACACCCTACAGGTGTCAGGGTGGACTCCTGTGCACGTCCGGGCGCAGCTCGCCATAGGCGTGAATGAAGTCACCAGGGCTCTGGAAAGGAACGAGCTGCTTTTAGTTCTGGTGTGTAAGTCCGTCAGGCCTGCCAtcatcacctcacacctgatTCCCTTAAGTTTAAGCAGAATGGTTCCTGCTTGTCAGGTTCCTCGTCTCAGTGAGAGAATCGCGCCTGTCATTGGCTTAAAGTGTGTCCTGGCCTTGGGGTTCAGGAAGAACACCCCTGACTTCGTCAGTGAAGTGCAAGCTGTGATCCCTCGAGTCCCCAGTTTAAATGTACCATGGCTTCAAGACAGACTTGAAGACTCCAGGGACAATTCAGAGACCGAATCTTTGGAAAGCCACGGCAGAGAGATTCTGGAAACTTCCTTTgaagacctttccaaacatagAAAACGCGTGGAAGGTCAGCAGGCCGTGGTGTTACAACCccttaaaataaagaaactgattcCAAACcctaataaaaaaaggaaaccacctaaaaataaaaaaactacttTAAAGTAA